ATTAAAAACTTAACTATTAATGTGCAGTCTCATCTAGACCTCATTTTTACTGCAATACTGCTGTAGAGGCCATAAAACGACAATGAAAAGATGTTgtaaaactagcaaatgcaactgattcatcACGTACATGTTACCTTTCATTAAGCCTAACTCGAGTCaccgctgtggaaactgggatatgtatttctttatcgagtttaatcagagataacaccttgcccaggactacaatcccacaattcactgcagacatGACACATCTCTAAGAAATCTAaggaaaataaattttaaaatgatttaatatcAAAAGGATAACAGAAAGATAAGACAAAGAATCACTTATAAAATCTAAATGGGTTTTAGTTTGATcacgacaggttctatattaagtAATGCTGTCAGATTGTTGTTgattgtgtaaacaagggaaaccgAAGGaccgcattgttttgtgttgagtaatgaacatgttttattccatttaattcatacctaacaacttcaaatTACTTAAAGGTAATTGTTTGGAAAATATGAGTTTTGGCACACGCGTAATTATCTGTAGGctaatttgtaatttaatttgtAACTATACAACTTCAGCGGTTAAATCAAAGTGAACATTTGCCAATTTTGTGGGTGATAAGTGGCATGTTTCCACCTGCGCCATAAAACCAGTTTGTAAAACTTGATCTAtttccagtatcaaactgggctGCCATCAGTTCCATCTGCATAACAATCTGTCAGGTCAATGCTTTCCTATTATTCGACTACATATAATGTTTTACAGTTTAAAGAAGAGAAATATGCCTTAACTGAGCACTTGGTTCCAAAACGCTCAGGCAGTTTCATGTACATTATGTTAGTACACTTGATACACGGGATGCATGGTAACAACTTTCTGATCTGAacaccaaacaataataataacagtaacccAAAGATGAAAATGGACATGGTTAGTTGTCAACACAATAATACAAGCATGAGAGTTACAGGGGCTAAAGGAAACACggctgcatttttatttatttcttagcagacagccttatccagggtgacttacattgttacaagatatcacattatttttacatacaattacattattttttacacattatttttacatacaattacccatttatacagttgggtttttactggagcaatctaggtaaagtaccttgctcaagggtacagtagcaatgtcccccacctgggattgaacccacaaccttctggtcaagagaccagagccctagccactactccacactgctgtttgcGATCGCTGTTTAAACATTACAGGAACTTGGCCTGTGTCCTCATAAGGTAGGTTTTGTCCGAGTGCTTCCTCCTGCTTCCTTGACATagcaaacataaacaaacatacacacacacacacacacacactgacactcacgcgcacacacacacacacacacacacacacacatctgcagagtaaattaaataaaaagttaaaactaAATGAAATCTGAAAGCTGCAGCATTGAACGAGGACCAGGCTGTCTTCTCGTTTGTGAATGTCACCTCCTCCAAGGTGTGCAGTCTTTGATTCTTCAGGTCTGCGTGTTTAGTGGGAGCCGCCGGAGATGGATGCATCATGAATAAATTGTCAGTTAAGGGTTTAGGCTCCAGCCCTAATCAAAAGTCGCAAAGTCCCTGTTTAATCAATCAAATTGATTTGCAGTGGCATTGTTTCCACAGACAAAGATCCATGGCTACAGCTTTCTCACAAAGCCCCTTTTCTCTTGCTTTACACAGCTGGTTCACAGGTATGACTTCCATTGCAACAGCAAATCACCTTGAGCTAACATTTAAGCCTGCACGCTCTATATTTGGACAAGTTTTATTCCGGTTTGAGTAATTAAGACTGAAATGGCTTGAACTGCTTTTCAATGAGAGTCTTATGTATTAAccaacatgtattattattatttgtttatttagcagatgcctttatccaaggcgacttacagagactaggatgtgtgaactatgtatcagctgcagagtcacttacaattacgtctcacccgtaaGACAGAgcccaaggaggttaagtgacttgctcagggtcacacaatgagtcagtggctgaggtgggatttgaaccagggacctcctggttacaagtccttttttttaaccactggaccacacagcctacttaTGTAAATGTTGCACAATGCATACCATTTTTGCTAGACATTTGAGGTTCATCTAAGGAACATGCACCCCACAGCAAGGGTGTCTTAGAGAAACACAGTGGGGTATGTGCATTGTTTTGTGGCTGACAGTGTGGTTCATCATTTGACCCTAATTTCACTTCAGGCTTATGTTGATGAAAGACAAATGTCAAAATGCTAGTGAAGAAGCCCACTAAGCCACACAGCCAATCCAAAAGTTGACTTTGTAGAACCAAGCCACATTACACAACATCAGTCTCCATCAATCCCCTGCCTTACCTCCTGCACAGATCAATGCTGATGGCGCATCAAATGATTGCCAGTGTACATGAACACAATGGAGATATTTTAAATTGACAAAGGTAAAAAATAAAGGTACGTTGGTATTCATTAACAGACATCAAGTACTTCGCAGTGTACGCTTCTGGaatggcaaatgaaaatgcaGCTCATCAAAGTCTGAAAACACAATTAGGTGTGAATTGTCAACAGGGAACAGTGCAGCTCAGATCTTAAACAGGGATTATAGAAAATGTCTACACTATACTACTGTGTGGTGGAGGACGGATAATTCTAAATCACATTGAGGAAAGGGCCTATGATCTTTGTCCGCTCCTTctgcattaaatacattgtacagTGATATAACTAAAAGACAAGTACTAAAACAAGATCTGAACAAGAGCATTATTCATTTCTTTCAGAGTAAAAGGGAAATAATAAAAGCTGGTCTCCCGTGTAGAATAAAGTGAATAAAGAATGGTTGCAGCCTAGACTTGGTGTGAAAAACGATGTTAAAAATCTCCGCTTTGTGCTTAATTTGCCATAGCGTCAGTGAATCGTAATCGCTGGCAAGAAGAGAGTGCAATCAAAGAGCATATTTAAACCTGGGTATAATCAGCAATGCTGTTTGCAGTCTTGTAAGATGTCTTCTGTATTGCTGACGTGATCATAGGGTCCTGAAGAGACCCTGCTCTGAGCTGTACAAACAGGTTGCTGTCGTAGTTAAAGCTCAGTGTGAAACAGAGTTAACAGTTACTTTATTGTGAACATTACTGATGGGATTGCTTCTGCAAGAGGCCATTGCTGATAATGAAATAGGTCAAACAGGAATCATGTCAGCTTGCAATGCAGTTATTAGTATCACTTATCTATTGCTGCAGGGTTGTTAGGCATCTTTAGCCTTTGTATTGTCTCCCCACAGACATTTACAAAAACTTTTCAACTAGTGTTAACCACCATCTTCCCAAGGGCTTACATGTTGTTCCAGAGGCTTGTGGTACAGTGCTACAAAGGTTTGACATTATGATCTGCAAGAGATTGATTGACAGGAGTTTCAGGGAACCTGGGAAGCTTGCTTGTCTTCTGTGTGGTATAAACCAATGATCACTCCATTCTCAGCCCTCTAGCAGTGGAACCTGCACCTTGATAGTAAGCACCAatacactccactctcagctcttgAGCACTGCCACCCTGCATCTTAATAATGAGCAATTCTCAACCCTCCAGCGCTACAAAATAAGAGCTAAATCATTGCATTCTAATGAACTACTAAGAAAGCTAGAGAAAGCTGTGAGGGCATTGACATGGGAGCAGGGATTTAAAAGCATGAACATGTCACATTGCCGCTGGGAGGCTATCAAAGCACTATGAGCTCCAAAGGAAAccaagcaggaaaaaaaaaatcaaattccaAGCCTTTATCGATCTTGCTTTTCACTACAGTCCccagtgctgtactgtatgtagtgtGTGCTGCAAGAAATCTCTTGAAGCTGTGGTCTCATACActtatatatttaattgatactaatatattattattattattattattattattattattattattattattattattattattattattattattagtcatagtgGGGCTTATTTATACATGTAAGAGTATGACTGTTTTTAACTGTTGCAtttgaatttatattttttctaTGTATTCATCTGAGCAGCTTCATTAAATTGTATATTGGATCTGTTTAGTTGCATTGATTTGAATATTTTTaacaacaacaattcacatttctatagcgcctttcatcacaaggatcccaaagcgcttcacacacgcacacacacacgcacagcttTTTAGCTTGTGACAACATAATGTTTGTAAATCACATGATTTGACAGATTGGGGCCTGGTCCCTAcaagcttgtttttatttttactttaaaactcTTCTAGACGTTGTTATCGCCTGGTCCCATGAAATCTACCCCCTAGCCCTGAACCTTTGATATTCAAGATTACATCTTCCGATCTGTTCACTTTAATGCTTAAACCATTCTCAATTTAGATTATGAACACAATGCCTGAGGTGACCCTCTCATTGCTGATTATCTTTCCTTTTGACTCCTTTACAGCTTGTATATTGTGCAGTATTGTGGCAGCATCGCCACTGAATCAGAGAGATAAGCTAGGAAATCTCTCCCCCCTTCatgaaaaacagcaaaaacataAACTAAATTAATCTAAAATCCACTACACAGAGTCTTCCAGTGTTAGTATCCAGAAATGTATCATCACAGTATTGCTGCCACCCTTTTCTTTAACAGTAATTACAGTGTGCACCCCTTGCTATTTGCTGTGAATATAAAAATGACTAAACCACCAAAAAGTACTCACTTAAGGCTTGTTACTACATTGCAGTGTTTGCCCTGCAATTAAAATCTATTTTGTGATGATCTGACTTACATCTGCACTAAATGCTTACATACTGTCCAAACCCCCtcataaaaatacatacaacataATGCAGATTTGAAAGTCCAAGCTTCTTCTTGGGACAGGACTGACAACACAGTGAAGCTCTAACTGGACCATGGAAGttgttgaataaaatatatacagtagaatcGAACAGCGCAGAAATCAAAGCTAAGACCACATGTTCTTTCCTGCTGTGAAAGAAGagagagggttttttttattgttgatatTTCCCCCTGGAGAATAGACCTACTAAGTAATTGTACAACCTAAAACTCCCTGAAGAGTATAtatagtgtacaaaaatgaagaaaaaaatgaaacaaatgaaacaaatgaaaagttgtttttttttggatgtacacaaaaggtttaattgattaaaaaatcttatatatatatatatatatatatatatatatatatatatatatatatatatatatatatatgagccatTCCTAGGCCATCACTACTGTCTGGGCTTGTAGGGAGAGTGGAGCTGAAGGGTAACCCTCTGCTCTCTTTTCAAGAGAGATGGGGAGACAGACCATCCCTTGATTCAATATTTATCATAGGAAAAGCCAGCCGTCAGCATTGAGCATTAAAACTTCCCTATAGTCAGCCCCCAGGGCTCGATGACAGGCATCCATTCCAAAAGACCTGGGCTCTGTGGAAGGAGGACAGAGAAGAGCTTCACAGCTGGATGCACGCAGTACATACCATTGACTATCACCCAACGAAATTACCTTTTTAATATTGTGTTTGATTACCACATTCCAAGCACTTCACAATCCATTAAGAAGACAATATAGAAAAAAGACAAGCAATAACCTATGACCTCAAACATAAATCCAACAGAAAAACAGGAACAGATTTGGGTATCATTTTGAGGGCTCTGTTCATGCCTGTTTGCCCTCAAGGAACAGCATTTAACTAACAGTTAAACACTACATGGTACAGAGAAGTCTTGAAATTATGTGCATTTTAAATGGCAGAGAattcacattgctgtgtattgccagccctctATTATTTACTGCTTGgacatcagaccattggattataaataaaagagaacatttcacctgtactttgttgtctgtctatattattggattactgcacctgctctacacctgcacactaattaccactttgccacaaagtgTCAGCCTGGTTCTATGAAATAGAAGTTAGGACAATTAGCTATTGCACTATTTCCTCAGCGCATGGATAGTGTATAAACATGTGAAGTTTAAAAACCCTTCACCAACCAAGCACACAAACACTTAATGCTTTATGTGGACAGGAAAGCAAAGGAGATGAATAATGACACTATTTCCCAGAGGGCTAGCCCTTCTAGTTACGAAGATGAACTCATTACGTTGTTGTGAGCGGATGTAATGACAGTGATCGCTCACCGGGACAGTGACAAATCTGCCTACGTGTTCATTCATGTATCATTTTCTGGGCGTGGTACAAGACAGGCCATTTTGATAACCGATATAGGGTTTCTTGATTCAAATGCTATTTAATTATGTGTTTCTCCTAGCTCCTCTGCATACTGCCTAGTGGCCTAGTGGCAAATGATAAGATATTGTGAGTGTCCCAGCTCTATGTCATGTAAATCACACTGCTCTGGTGCCATCAGATTTAGGCTGTACCATCCTCTTCTCTGTTCTTTGGTGACACCCAGTGGACAACACATATAATTACACCATAAGCACACAGGGTGGGACTGtatgtactgtgctgtactgtattatacTTTTTATTTGCATAAGACTGACAGTTTGAGAATGCATAAGTCCGCAATTCAGAAATAAACCATCAAACCAGAATGACTcacctgaataaaaaaataataataatataatgacaaTTACAAACACACAATGAAAAGTTCTCTCAAAAGTTTATTGTTAAATATTCTTTATACAACATctcagcaggaaaaaaaaatacatttttttttctttagactCATTCAGTGAATTAACCAAAAGCATTGATGAGTGGATGAAGCTGATTGGATGGCACTGGTGGGTTCACAACCCCTGAAAGAGTATTTCTCAACGTGTTGCCATGGCTTGGACTCCTAAACTCTCATGGacaggttttcttttctttctttctttctttctttttttgtctgaGAGGCTCACAGTGTTCAATAATAATATCGTTGTTCAGAGAAACCAGATGGTCACCTCCAGGACAGAACACAAACTGACTACCACATAGACACAGACAGGGACTACAGATACTAGAACAAAGAGGCAAGACCCAACCCACTCTCAATAGCATAGCCAACAGTCTCTTACAATGTAGGGTgccaattgtaaaaaaaaaaaaaaatcggttgTGTTTAGTACTGCAGGCAACCTTAAACTGTTTGTACACACTCCTCCTTTTATCCCATTTTGAGCACAATGGGACATACAGTTGGCAACTATTCAGCTGTTGTAAACAGCATTACATTACTGATAGAAATACACTTTAGAGACACCTGTGCACTGATAGATGTTTAAATTGCATGAACCTGGTACCCAAAGAGGCCGATTTGAATGATCTAATCAAAATGTTAAGAATGGTGCATTTTCCCTAACAGAACTCTAGTAGTCAACGTTAATATGATTTCCAGTCTCTCCAGGTTTTGGTGGGTtggtggaatttttttttttttttttttaaccagtgtcaatacaaacaataacatcTTGTTGGAACAAAAGACAGGAACACACGAAACCCACAGGAAGTTACAGAAACATACTCAGAAACACTGAAAACGGTTTGCTCAGTCGGTCAGGCTGGGGCTTCTGGGGGAATGGttttgggcgggggggggggggaggggatttGAATTTAAACATGAACATCAAACGAATACGAACAGAGCTTGGCTTCTTTCAGCTGCAACTTAATTATTAACGTGTAAAAACACAGGCAAACACTCCCGCTCATCCATGCATTTATGCATACTGTCGATACATGCCCACAGGCACATCTTTAGacaatgctttattttatttcatattaatGGAAAAAATCAGTGgcagaacattttgttttaaaacctaTTGGTGCTAAAACAGACCAGCAAGACTGAGGTGGTCTGTTACAAATAGGTGTATGTAtaggaaacaaataaaataagcatAAATAAAGTAGAATTCATTATCAAAAAGCCATTAATCACATGCAAACATATAGATTTTGTAATGGAATAAacaattaaatgtaataaaatagcaCTTTTCACTATAGAATTACGCGGTTGCAATGCAGAATTCATACTTGGTCAGTTCAGAAAGCTTCATGGCTGTGTTCTTGCCAGTAGGAGGTCTGTCAACTGCAGATAGAGCATATTTCCTGATGTGGTAAAGATGTGGCTCACATCAGCTAGATGCCACTAAGGAGTAATAACTGCCCTCTCCCATCAAAATCCTCTGTAACAGACATTTTTTCTCCATCCGACTTTAAATTGTAACTTGTGATTCTGAAGTTGAATCACTGTGGTGTCAGTCCTTTGTCTGGTGTAAGTCTTAAGTGGAGTGAGATGTGCCTGCAAGCATACATACACACCCACATAACATACACACTGTATCCGTACTACCCTCTAACTTATAATTGAATGTTTGAAGATGCAATCACAAGGACTTGCTATCGACAGCCATGTCATTATCCAAATAAAATGCAGGTTCTTTCTTAAAAATAATCCTACGCCTAAATAgcagcagcagaaaataaaactacattcaTACTTTTATTTTACTCTCCCTAATTTTTTTCATGCTTTTATTTACTACTGAGGACAACTCAATGCACAGTATTAATTAACATTAATAAGGCATCAAATAAAGCATAGAACTTCATAATAAGGCCAGGATTTACTAAGGTCCAATGTCTGCTTCACAaagtttgaaaaacattttgtaatgcccactttaaaaatgtaaaatagtaTTTCAGGacctgtatattttaaagaatcCGTGTaggattgtttattgtttattacagTGCAGCCCATGATCAAGATTGCTAGCTAGATTTTtgcttgcaattttttttttatttcttcatttgcTATAGGCAACAAAAAgttgaaaaagaaaactgaaagtaCCGCCCACCCACTCACCCATGATGCCTGCCCTCCTGACAAACtgagaaaacaacaacatgcGTTAGAAAAAAGTGGGGCAGGAGACTCCAGTCCTCAGACCCCTAGCTCTGAACCCCCAACCCCATGCCACCCCTGAGTCTCCAGGGTCTGCCCAGGGGAGCCCCCTCCCCCCTGAATAAACAGAGGTGTCCTGGGCTCTCCACCAGGGTGGAAGGGGGTCCCAGTTCACTCCTGCCTCAGCCCCGGACTCAGGATCAAACACAGAGTTCATGGTCTTTGAACCGCCCGTCCTCCCTCTTACATCACACTCTCAAAGAGCTGCAGGGATCGCATGATGTTTTCATCCTGCGAGAGACAGGgagaaagagaagagaaagaTTTATCACTCGAAAATACCACCAAAGCAACACGATTCAGAGTCAGCATTTATAGCCAGTGTCCCGTAATCGTGTTTAATTTTAAACACAAATCTGATCCCTTAAAGTCCCTCATGCTATGTTTATTCAGTTTAGTTATAACAGCATGCACCAGGACACCTCTAGAAGGTGCTGCTGTGCTTGTCTGCTTCATGTGGACAACAATGATGATCAAGAACTGCCTGAATTATACGGCACTACCCTGTAAAGACACTAGAGGGAGATGTTACTCCACAAGGTAGTCACAGTCGGTTTGACGTGAAGCAACAGGGTGCAAAGAAAGCAAGAGGACGAAAACAAGAAACGTACTTCTTGACAAGACATGATGAACTCGTCCAATGTTACAACTCCatctttgtttttatccattttcTGTCAAAGGAGAAAACAGAGAGACAGTCCTGTATAATTACAACAGTCAACCAGAAGAAAAATCTGTTATTAtaactgtgattgtgtgtgttgcATTCCatcacatgtatttatttgtgtttttgaattttttttttttttacagttgatgaAGGGTGAGTTTGGAGTGCTTGCTGACCTGGAAAAAGGTGTCGACATGTTGCCGTGGCGCGTCTCTTCTCAGCACTGGGTATGTGTACTTGCCCATCATGTCGTAAATGGCTCTCACGATGTCAGTCATCTCCTGCGGACACAGAATGAAACCCGCACACGAACAAGGTCAATCTGGTCTATTATAGATCTACTCCTAAATACACTGCAGTGCTAATAAGAACCCTCGCCATTAACGTAGACAAAAAGGATCCTGGCCATTAGACCTTCGTATAATAGAGGGTGGAACTCCCAGGATGGAACAATGCTTCTCACCTCCTTGTTAATGTAGCCATCATTGTTGATGTCATACAGGTTGAAGGTCCAACTCAGCTTCTCCCTCACTGACCCTCTCAGCAGGATTGAGAGCGCCATCACAAAATCCTGGTGGagagacagacaaagagacaggcagacactcCCGTCAAAACAGTTGAGGAGGTTTAGTGGTTCACTTTTGTTCTTCTACACCAAGGATCTAAATTATAATgccaagggatttttttttttttttgtagttaataGTTCTTCTGGTATTGAGATAGTATGGGTTTAACCTTATATATTCCACATATCTGTCCTCCCATGCAATACAGCAATTGTATTGTATGTTGTAACTAGGTTGCTGAGTATCTGGAAAATGCCTTGAGAAAACTCTGTTTTAAAGGGAGCTGAATCAAAAGAAGGTGTAAGCCAACAGCTACACACACACTTGTCAGACCCTGACTGTCAGTCAGTCTCAGAGCTGGAGTTTGCTGATTGAGGGTCAGCCCTGTTATTGTggagagagaaataaaaaatagaaaagcaAGATTTTCCTGAAAAAAACTGAATGTTGTGAATGCTGTTGTAGTACTGCTTCAAGACCTCCTGGGTGCCGAGGTGTAAAAACACCACAAACACTACTTCGGCAGCCAGCCCATTCACAGGGTTTCATTAGATCTTCTGTTAACACTTTGACTCCCCGGTGTCTCACAGACTTAAAGCGGTGATGAGAGGCACTGGTTCATTTCAGAAGAATACATGGAGGTGTTCTCTGTGGTTGGGAGTGAAATGAGAAATCCAGCAGCTTCAAAGAAAACACCTTTTGGGACTATGGTTAAACAAGCCAACAAATGTAAGATTCTGtcaaaaaatgaaacacaaacacaaatagcCAGATACGTACTTAGTTCATTGAGCAACTGTCTTAGTTTTTACCTCAAATTTGACGGATCCATTGTGAGCAGAGTCGAAGGCATTAAAGAGATAGTGTGCGTACATGCTGGCATCTGCAATTAGAAACAGTGTTAGGTGTAGATACTAGCACTTGTTGCTCTATAGTTCAGTAAATCATGCTGTTTTTTGAAGCCACAATGGCATTTACTAGCCCACTGTCCGCCCCCAACAGAATGGCACTCACCTCCCTGTGGGAAGAACTGTGCATAGATCTGCTTAAAGGTATCTTCATTGACCACACCACTCGGGCATTCCTGTCAGGGAGAACACAGGGGTCAGGGCACTAACAGGAACCGTGTCATGTAAGAAAACaattgaggagaaaaaaaagaaggatagcaagaaagaaagagggggagggaggaagtGGGAGAGAGGGGTGGCTGTAAGAGAAGGGAGAGAGGTGTAGGGAAAAGGGGAAGGAAAGAAAGTAGAGAAGTAATGGAAGAGGGGAGGTGGCGAGAGGAATAGGGAAGAAAGCATGGGAAGGGGAGCAGTGGGTTGGGAGGGATGCGTCAAGGGAAGGGGTGTGTTTTTACGTTTTTGAAGCCGCGATAGAGCACTTGCAGCTCTCTCTTGGTGAAGTTGGTCTGTGCCTCCATCTGCTCCAGCCCTTCAGGCCGGTGACACACCATCGTCATCTCTAGGTCATCTTCCACCTTgtctagtgagagagagagagtgagggggacCAAACAAGAATGAGTGAGGGCAGTGGGGATCAGTCAAGAAGTGGAGACCAGTCCAAGTGCTGAAGAGAAGGAAAAGAGGTGAAAGCAGAAGTCACAGATTCATTTATTAATCTGAGATTGCCAAGAACAACTCTCGAGTTGTGATAACTCATTTCCACTAGCGTTCTACATCAGTCAAAACACCCGATCatctatatgtacagtacagtatgtataaatGAAATCAAGCCACACACATGCTTGTTATTATTTAACTAAATTGAGTTTCCCTAAATGTTATGCAATGTTGTCACCATCTGATTGCCACTGTAAAAACATTAgtccctgttcacaaagctgatatatatatatatatatatatatatatatatatatatatatatatatatatatatatattaggcttCTCGAACTACAATGTCATTAAACTGaaataatacagtaattacaaataTGGCATAGTTACAGAGCAACAACATTTCCTAATTACAAAGGAACATGCTATCAGTGTTTTGCAATTACACTGTATTTCcatgtgtctgtgtattaacaatGTAATTGCTATGTAACCCCATGTgtcattacattgtaataacaatgtaattagcTAATGGACCTGCAACATCAAACTTTTAAGCATGTTTTAGGAATGAGTAAAACATCCAGGAACATTTTGGTTTCCTGGATGTTTTATTCATGCTTAAAAGCTTGATGTTGCAGATTCCCTGGTTAATTAATCCAAAAAGCATGCTGCCTTCCTCCTTACTGCGTCTGATTTAAACATGCAGCTCCTGGGAGCATTGGTGACAGCTACTGCTTCAGTTTTACTGCACAATTAAACATTCATTCATGTCTTTCCACAAGTCTAAAACCACAAAAGCTACAGAAACACATGTCCCAATGGAGAACTCTTACACAGACGATACTGCAAGCACAATCCAATAAACTCCACCACTGGAGGTCTGAGGGCAAGCAAATTCAGTATGCCTTAGTAGAGAGAGCCATGTACTGGAGATGTGCGAGCCATCGGGTACAACACCGCATAAAGAACTAGAGACTGCAAGCACAGACTGCAAGCAAGCACCCtcaccactatgcaaaagagatGGGCTCTtcctgcattcgtggttatagagttTTGGTAACAGTTCacattaaatgtctctaattactgtgtatttacaatgtagttatatagtaaatacatgtgtacttacacataattacagtgttattattatgcataataacattataatcatatgtatatatacatgtatttactaagtaactactatgtaaatacacaatcatTTTGAACTTCATCTCATCTCACAGACAGGGGGAACTTTAATGCATCCCACAATACACTGCCCATCACATCAAC
The window above is part of the Acipenser ruthenus chromosome 22, fAciRut3.2 maternal haplotype, whole genome shotgun sequence genome. Proteins encoded here:
- the LOC117431744 gene encoding Kv channel-interacting protein 1 isoform X3; the protein is MGVVMGTFSMQTKQVGFRKDKVEDDLEMTMVCHRPEGLEQMEAQTNFTKRELQVLYRGFKNECPSGVVNEDTFKQIYAQFFPQGDASMYAHYLFNAFDSAHNGSVKFEDFVMALSILLRGSVREKLSWTFNLYDINNDGYINKEEMTDIVRAIYDMMGKYTYPVLRRDAPRQHVDTFFQKMDKNKDGVVTLDEFIMSCQEDENIMRSLQLFESVM
- the LOC117431744 gene encoding Kv channel-interacting protein 1 isoform X2 encodes the protein MSGCAKRCKLGLVKFARSIHRFLTGTLNKDKVEDDLEMTMVCHRPEGLEQMEAQTNFTKRELQVLYRGFKNECPSGVVNEDTFKQIYAQFFPQGDASMYAHYLFNAFDSAHNGSVKFEDFVMALSILLRGSVREKLSWTFNLYDINNDGYINKEEMTDIVRAIYDMMGKYTYPVLRRDAPRQHVDTFFQKMDKNKDGVVTLDEFIMSCQEDENIMRSLQLFESVM
- the LOC117431744 gene encoding Kv channel-interacting protein 1 isoform X4, which gives rise to MGAVVGTLSLHTKQRRPSKDKVEDDLEMTMVCHRPEGLEQMEAQTNFTKRELQVLYRGFKNECPSGVVNEDTFKQIYAQFFPQGDASMYAHYLFNAFDSAHNGSVKFEDFVMALSILLRGSVREKLSWTFNLYDINNDGYINKEEMTDIVRAIYDMMGKYTYPVLRRDAPRQHVDTFFQKMDKNKDGVVTLDEFIMSCQEDENIMRSLQLFESVM
- the LOC117431744 gene encoding Kv channel-interacting protein 1 isoform X5; translated protein: MTRRRTCAVKHKVEDDLEMTMVCHRPEGLEQMEAQTNFTKRELQVLYRGFKNECPSGVVNEDTFKQIYAQFFPQGDASMYAHYLFNAFDSAHNGSVKFEDFVMALSILLRGSVREKLSWTFNLYDINNDGYINKEEMTDIVRAIYDMMGKYTYPVLRRDAPRQHVDTFFQKMDKNKDGVVTLDEFIMSCQEDENIMRSLQLFESVM
- the LOC117431744 gene encoding Kv channel-interacting protein 1 isoform X1 is translated as MWKEGESEGLQTLGIVVVLCSLLKLLHFLGLIDVSNNKVEDDLEMTMVCHRPEGLEQMEAQTNFTKRELQVLYRGFKNECPSGVVNEDTFKQIYAQFFPQGDASMYAHYLFNAFDSAHNGSVKFEDFVMALSILLRGSVREKLSWTFNLYDINNDGYINKEEMTDIVRAIYDMMGKYTYPVLRRDAPRQHVDTFFQKMDKNKDGVVTLDEFIMSCQEDENIMRSLQLFESVM